Below is a genomic region from Prolixibacteraceae bacterium.
GTAGTACCATAATCAGCTGCAGTATAGATAAATGTTTCAAAAGGATTATTCTGATTCTCTTCTGTTAGAACATACTCTCTATCTTCACCTGTAGGGCTTTGTAAAACAGGAGCTACACCCTCATTTAGAGTTAAGCTTCTATCAATTTTACTGCAAGAGAAGAAGATCATCAATGCAGCAAAAACAGTATATATTAAATTCTTTCTCATTATATCAAGATTTTAGTAGCCAGAATTCTGATTTAAATTAGTATTTGCTCCAACATCTTTACCAGGAAGAGGAAATAGTCTATATTTTCTATTTACACCAGAACCTGATTTTGATCCACCTTTCCACTCCCAAACATAATCAGAAGAGGTAAACTTATTGAAACGAATTAAGTCCGTACGTCTTGAACATTCCCAAAACAACTCACGTCCTCTTTCATCCAGGATAAAGTCAGTATTTAGATCTGTATCTGTAACAGCCCCACTAGCATCTCCATAAGCACGTGTACGGATCTTATTTAGCAACTCTAAAGCTTTAGTTCTTGTACCGAACGTGGCTCCACGAACAACAGCCTCTGCATACATCAAATAAGAATCAGCAAGTCTGAACATTGGAAAATCAGTAGTCACGAAATCTTTATTGGAAGGACTATTTGTGGGATCTTGTGCAATATTTCTAAACTTCATTACACCATATCCATCAGAATATTTTGCAGGATTATCTACTGCTTTTTTACCAGAATCAAAGAACATACCTGCAAAACCTTTATCTACAACTTCTACATCCTTACCATCCTGTTGAACTGTTTTATATGTCTTAGGTTCTACATACCCTCTGAAATCTCCAGTTGAAAATCGATCGATCAATTGTGGACGAGCACGGTTACCACCCCATCCTCCACTTAGACCTATTGCATCAGGAGCTATCTCGCCACCTGTAGCACTAAAGGCTAGGAAGTTCGTTCCACCATAAGTCTGCATCTTATCACCATCATAAGGAATAGTAAAGATAAAACCGCTTCTTACTGTTGCATTGTTGTTATCGGCATAAAAAAGGTGCTTATATGAACCAGTATAGAAAGTATACGCGTCATTTACTTTCGTAGTATATTCAACAACTTTATCCCAATTTCCTGCAACTGAAGTGCCTTTATAAACCTCGGCATTCAAATAAATCTTTGCCATCAACATCCAAGCAGCACCTTTATCCACACGACCATAAGGAGCAGTCATTGCCTCTAGCATGTCAGGAGTAAAAGCTTCTACTTCAGTGATCAACCAATCATAAAGATCACCTCTCATTTTCTGCTGAGGGAGATACGTACCTACGCCCATCTCTTCAGTAACAAAAGGAACATTTCCAAACACATCCATCAACACCCAATAAGAGTAAGCACGAATAAAACGAGCCTCTGCTCTATACACTTTAATATCATCCTTTATATTGGACTGACCTCTAGCATCTAGGTTTGCATCTGTAGACTGACGAAGAAACTCATTACTCATCGCAATCTCATTGTAGAGACGATAGTATAGACCTTCCATAAATGGGTTGGCAGGAGAGAATTTTAGATTGTTTAATTCCGAAACACCAAAATCACCCCATGCACATATTGCTTCATCTGTAACTAAAACCTGTGCATTCCATAGATTACGAATGTAAGATGAAGTTCCTTCATCAATTCCACCAACATCACCATCCCCTGCAGGCCCTTTCTGACCTGTTAATGATAATCCAGCGTACACTTTGGCAAGCACTTGTTCGTAGCCAGTTTTTGTTGTATATAACTGTTGTGCAACAACATTATCTGGATCTTGAGGTAACACATCCAAGTCATTCAGACACGATGTAAATAACATCGTTGTGGATGCAAGAATACCTAATCCTATATTTTTTATCTTTTGAATCTTCATAATCAGAATAGGTTTAGAAAGAAATATTAACACCTAACATATAAGTCCTAGAACGTGGATAGAAGTTGTTGTCAATACCAACGTTTGTTGTTCCATCCAAGTTAATAGTTGTAACTTCTGGATCTACCCCAGTGTAATTAGAAATAATGAACAAGTTTTGGGCTGTTGCATTTATCCTAATACTTGAAATGGCTCTAGAAATATTGTTAAATGTATATCCCAATGAGACATTATCAAGTTTAAAGAAATCTGCATTCTCAACATAATGAGATGACCAATATTGAACCTTATCAAAACTATTTGCTGCTATTGGCAATCTGTTAGACAAGAAATTACCTCCACTATTATACGTATCTTGTTTTACACCATTCGCAGATGCGTTGTTATTATAAACCGACGCACCAAATTGAAATCTTCCAGACATCGAGAAATCCCAATTCTTATACTGTAGACTTGTATTCAATCCAACCATCCATTTTGGTGCAGCTTGCCCTTTATGGATCTTGTCATTATCATTTATCAGGTGATCACCGTTTTGATCAACATAAACCCCCTCTAGTGGACGCCCATCCTCATCATAAACTTGCTCATAAACAAAGAATGAATTCGTTGGATGTCCTACTGAATTCATTTGAATTGTAGAACCTGTTCCTCCAGAAATACCACCAGTCGCATTACCTAAGAAAGATGGGTCATCATTATTTGTCAACTTTGTAATCTCATTCTGGTTATAAGTAAAATTGGTACCAACTCTCCAGTTCCAATCTTGTGTTGTTATAGCATTATAAGACAGATTAAACTCAACTCCTTGGTTGGTTAGATTACCCACATTTGTCAAGAGAAGATTTGTTAAATTAGCACCTGCTGGAACAGGAACTTCACTTAATAAGTCTGTTGTCTCGCGATAATACCACTCAAATGAACCTGAAAGTTTCTCCTCAAAGAAACCAAAATCAAGACCTACATTATAAGTAGTTGTTCTTTCCCATTTAAGATCTTCATCATAACCATTAGGTCTCTGTGTGTTGATATATGATCCACCCCATGGATATTGAGTAGTTGCATTAGAGACAGTATAGGTTCCTAAATAAGGAGTATCACCTTTGACTCCTTGCTGTCCTGTTTGTCCCCATCCCAATCTCAATTTCATCGACGAAATAGGATCCACATCTTTTAAGAAAGCCTCTTCTTTAATTTTCCAAGCAAAACCTACTGAAGGAAAATAACCCCATCTATTTGACTCTTTTAATTTTGATGTTGCATCGGAACGGAAAGTCGCATTCAATAAATATTTATGCTTAAATGCATACTCAACTCTACCGAAGAAAGAGATTAGATAGTTAAGATTCTTATCAATATTTTCAGGAGTAACGATATTATTCTGCATTGCATTATATGTAATATCAGTACCGTCTCTTTTAAATTTTTGATATGAATATCCGCCCATCGCTTTAAAAGTATGATCCTCTAAACTCTTATTGTATGTTAGGTAGAAATCTAAAGTTTGATTATTTTTATTCTGAGTATATGGCTTATATGAACCAGCACGATTAGGATCGTTTGGTGAAGACCAAGCAGCTGTGATATCAGTGATATCTGTACCCTTCGATTTAGAAACATCCAAACCAAGACTCAATGTAGCAGTCAAATCTGAAAAGAAACGAGGAGTATAGTCGAACTTACCATTAATGATTCCTCGATCTACTTTACTCGTATTGTTCGTTTGATCTAGTAAAGCGACAGGGTTATTAGGCGCAATCGTTACGGGGTTCCCTTTCGTATCAATTGTAGTAGTATATCCACCATATTTTGAATTTGGATCATATACAGGTTTCGTTGGATCATAAGTAATTGCATTACCCACTGCTCCATCATTAGCGAAACGATTATCAATATGCATATATTTTGCTGAAACAGACACTTTCAATTGATCCTCAAAGAAACTAGGGTTCAAATTTAGTCCTACAGTCTCTCTCTGCATAGATGAAGTTTTCACAATACCTTTTTGGTCAGTATAACCTAAAGACAGACGGTATGGTAAATTCTTCACACCACCCGACAAACTTACATTGTGATCTGTACTTACAGATGTTCTATATATCTCATCTTGCCAATTGGTATTCTGATTAGGATATGTCTGCGTATTCAAATAGGCTTTTGAATCTGCACCATATGTATTCTTAATAAACTCGCTATAAGATGGTCCATCCATTACATCTACTTTGTATGAAGGAGTACCAACAGAAACATTACCATTATAGGTAACCTTAATGTCTTGTGATTTCTTTCCTGTTTTTGTAGTAATTAAGATTACACCATTAGATGCTCTTGAACCATAAATAGCTGTAGATGATGCATCCTTAAGAATCGTAAAAGTCTTAATATCTGCAGGATTAATAGAGTTTAAAGGATTCTGCATACCTGAAACACCTTCTGTATCCATCGGCACACCATCAATTACTATCAGTGGATCATTAGATGCTGCCATCGATGAACCTCCACGAATACGGATTGTCGAACCAGCTCCTGGAGCACCTCCAGTAGAAGTAATCTGGACTCCCGATGCTTTACCAACCAATAGGTCTTGAGGTGAAGAAATGGCACCAGCATTAAATTCTTTAGATGATACAGCTTCTACAGCACCTGTTGCATCTTCTTTTTTAACCGATCCATAACCAATAATAAGGACTTCATCCAATCCTTGAGTATCTGTTACAAGTTCGATGGCTATATTGGTTTGAGAACCAACAACAACCTTTTGGGTTGCATATCCAATATAGGAGATGCTTAATGTTTCTCCTTGGTTTACTTTGAGTGTGAAGTTACCATCAAAATCAGTGATAGTACCTCTTGCAGTACCTTCCACCGCTATGGTTACTCCAGGGAGGAACTCTCTGGTAGACTTATCGACTACCGATCCTGTAATCATTTTTTCTTGGGCCTGTGCAACACCTATACTTACAAGTGCAACCAGCAAGAAAAACATAGATTTAAATAGACTATTTACTTTCATATGGCTTGAGTTTTTCTTTAAAAAAAGCACAAAAGATTCCTATTCAGAAAAGAAGCTCTTTTCTGTTCGTTCTAATTATCAACTACTTAATAATAATCCTACAACTTATTTAACTCTGGGTCTTTGAAATGAAATTGTGTTTTTTGATTTGACTAAAATTCTGGTTCTTATTGAAAACAGTAACAAACAACTCACAAAAAAAGTTTGATGTTTTTTGGTTTACTTTAAATTCATATTCACAAAAGAAACATTTTTTCTTAAAGAAAAATTAATGTTGCAACCACAGGCATCAAAAAAACAACCGCAAACGTTTTCACAAACGTTTGCGGTCTACATGTTTTATAACACATTCATTCTAAATGCGTTAAAAACTTGTTCAATTTTAGAATTTTACCCATCACAAACATAATAATGCAATCGTTTTAACATTACATTACGACTATGTTGAAGAAAAATATATACCTTATATCTACACAATAGGTTTATTAAACATAACTTTAGCCTGTTTAAGAGAATGTTAACTCAAAGCAAGGTTTAAACAAAATAACGTTACAGAATAGCACATTTTTTAACAAAATATCATATATTTAAAATCTCAAAAATGACTTAACACATTATAACAAACACCAAACCTATGAGAATACTAGAGGCAGTCTTAAGGGTCCTATTTCTTATTATGACATTTCTTAAATTGCATGACATAATACCTTATCACTCTCAAATATCGATACCAACTGCTATATTAATTTGTATTTATCCCCTGTGGGGAGCGATGATCTTTAAAGACATTAGCCTAAGATATATTTTTACGAAAAGAGCATATAGACATATGAACAAGACAAAGCTTTTACTTGACGTATTAGCAGGAATCAGCTATTCATTGATCATTGTCGGACTCTTCCGTTCTATTCAATTGTGGAGTCCACACAAATGGACACTCATTACAGGTATGACCATTCAAATTGGAATAGTAATTGCAAACCTTCTATACAGTTTCAAAATCAAAAGAACTCCTTTTACTCGTATAATGAAGTTATCTCTATTTTGGCTAACCATTGGAGTATTATGCTTGAAAATGTCCACTCTGGAGTATGTAAAGGTTAGATACAGAGAGTATCCTAGATTTGTAAAAGCTTATGAGCTATACTACAAAGATAAAACCAATGGCTACAAAAAGAGTTATGCCATTAAGGTTTGGGAAAATGAGGTACTATCTGACGATTATAACATCTAAAATTAAAATAAAGAAATAATAATTAAAGCGATCTATCTCTTTGGAATAGGTCGCTTTTTGTATTTATATAAGTTCATGGTGACAAATATGGACGCATATATTTAAAATTACTACAGAAATAACCCAGACAGAGTTTAATTTACACTACCCTAGATGAAAAAATGACCGAATATCAATGAAAACCTTCCCTTTAAAGCCACTTTCCCCCGAATAACATACTACAATCCCCTGCCTTCTTTTGAATATCACTGGAAGTATATTCAATGTTCTCTCACTCAAAAAGCAGAATCGATGAATGTACTTCGAATGAACTTTGAATGTACTACGAACCATCTCAAAGGAAAGTCAGAGGATAATAGCCTTTTAGTTATGATGTAATGTTATAGATCTGTATAGATCAATTTAAGACATATCATCCGTATTTCATTCTTGCGCATCAACCTTTTGTGGACATTTATTTAGATGAGGTAATGCATAGTTTGCGTCAATTCATTGGCACGAAAAGGAGACATAAACCGATTTCAACCATTACAAAGACAAAACAACGCGAAAGGCATGCCAATGAATTGGCGCAAACTTCGACCTCCAACAGTCAATGTAGCACCTTCAGCGCATCGTTGGAGCAAAAACCTATAGACTGTTTTGAATAGATTACTGCTATCCATATCTATATAGTCTTTGATATCTCTTCTAATGATGTTAATGGATCTTTCTGATTACACTATAATATAAAAGATGATGTACTAGAAGGGATACAATCTGAAATAACCAAAGCGGGTAATGAGTAGTGGCTCATTTTTCAGCACTTCGTTGACAGTAGTAATATTTATTCACCACTAAAAGCAGTTGAGTTAAAGGGACAGCAACTTCAAAATAGTTATAATAATCGGTTTCAACGTTAAGAATACGTATCTTTGAAAGCAATAGAACAATCGCAAGGAGCCAAATTACAATACGAGAACAGACATTTTTGTCTAACGATTTTTAACTTAGAATAGATGATATACTATATTCTATAGCATGAAGAATCTACGATAAAATCGCTACCTTAATGGCGGCAAAACTGCAAACGTATTTAAAACACTAAACTGTCGTTATCATATAGCATATGAAGAAGAGTCAGGTCACCATAAAAGATATTGCAAAAGAGTTAGGAATTTCTGCGTCCACTGTTTCGAGGGCGTTAAAAAATCATCCTGATATTAGCCAAAAAACTAGAGATGCAGTTCACGAACTTGCAGATAAGCTCAACTATCAACCTAATGCGGTAGCATTAAGTTTAAAAAACTCCCGAACTCATACCATCGGCGTCATTATTCCTGAAATTGTTCACTACTTTTTCTCTTCTGTAATCAGCGGGATTGAAGATGTTGCTTACGATGCAGGCTTCAGTGTAATGATTTGTCAATCAAATGAGAAGTATGAGCGAGAAGTTACAAATGCTCAAACCTTATTATCCAATAGGGTTGAAGGTATACTGGTATCTGTTACGAAAGAGAGTGATAATTTTGATCATTTAAAGCAATTTTCAAGAAGGGGAATACCACTGATCTTTTTTGATAGGGACGCGAAAGAGATCGAGGGGGATCGAATTCTTATTGATGATATTGGAGCAGGATATAAGGCAACAAAACATTTAATTCAATCGGGATGTAAGCGTATCGCACATCTATGTGGACCACAAAGTCTAGAGATCGCACAGAAACGTCTTCAAGGTTATAAACAAGCCTTAGAGGAGGCAGGTATTACATTTATACCAGAGTATGTTATTGATGCTGATAATTTTGAATTAGGTAAGGTAGCTACACGTCAACTTCTAAGTCTAGATACTCCTCCTGATGGTATCTTTGCTGTTAACGATCTTACGGCTATTGGAGCCATCAAGGCTGTCCATAATAAAGGATTACATATCCCCAAGGACATTGCTATTGTAGGATTTAGCTCTGGTAGGTTCTCTGACATTACAGAACCCACCTTAACGTCTGTGGATCAACATGGCTATGAAATGGGAGCTAAAGCAACCCAATTACTTATAGAGAGAATCGAAAGTGAGGAAGATCCAGAAACATTTGTCAATCACTTTATTGAAACAAATTTGATTATTAGAGAATCTTCTATCCATCGAGATTAGATTCTATTTTGATATAAAAAGTCTCATTAATTCAATCGTTAGATACGAAAGAAATAATGGGACTTTTTATTGATCTATACCTAATCCTAGATCTCCTTTTCTGACCAATTAAACAGACCTCAATGTTTTTGTATCCATTTAGATCTCTCGATCTTTAATAACCGATTGGATACTAGTTTGTATTTCCAAACTGATCATACTCTTCTCAAAACAGTCGTATCACTAAATGTCTTCAGATTACGACTATTGTTTTCACCAAGAAACACCTATCAATTTAACGACTGATTATCAACAATATGAATGAACATTCCTTTTTCTTTTTTTGTTATAGTAACCAGCCTAATCAATAGAACATATTGAGGGACCTCAAGAAGGTTGAAAAAATGATTTTATTTTTTAAAAAACCGCAAACGTTTGAAAAAATGTTATGCAACATAGCAAACGTTTGCAAAGACAATATACAACTTATCAAGCAGTTAAACTGTTTTGAATACACGATTACGAAACTATTTTTGTATTAACTAAATATTAAATAATACTCTCTTTTCTGCGATGAAGTAGAGAGCTAGATTTTAGAAGTTAATACGTAATCAGGTCTAACCAATGACCCAATTAACCGATACTAATATGAGGACGAAACCAAAATTATCTTTTTGGCAGATATGGAATGTCAGCTTTGGGTTTTTAGGAATCCAAATGGGTTTTGCACTTCAAAGTGCAAACGTTAGTAGAATTCTTTCCAACTTAGGAGCAGACCTACATTCACTACCTATCTTTTGGTTGGCAGCTCCATTGATGGGGCTTATTGTTCAGCCCATTGTAGGAGCAGCGTCTGACAGAACATGGAATAGATTTGGGCGAAGAGGTCCTTATATTTTAGGTGGAGCTATTGTAGCGACTCTTTCGATGTGGCTTATGCCCAATGCATCATTGGTAATAAGTTTGATTCCAGCATTAGTCTTTGGGGCTTTGATGTTCGCATTGATGGATGGATCATTTAATATTACGATGCAACCTTTCCGTGCATTGGTTGCCGATATGGTGCCTGAAAAACAGAGGACTTTAGGATATTCCGTTCAGAGTTTTCTTATCAATGCAGGAGCTGTGGTTGGGTCGATTCTTCCTTATGTATTAACCAATGTATTAGATGTTGCCAATGAAGCACCTGACGGTGAGGTTCCAGCCTCAGTAATTTGGTCGTTCTATATTGGAGGTGCAATTCTTTTAGTTTCTGTTATATGGACCGTTTTCAGAACCAAAGAGTACGATCCTAAAACTTACTGTGAACAAAACGGTTTAGACCACGACCAGTGGATAAGTGAAAAGAACGAGAAGAAGAGTTTTGGTCAAAACTTATCCGAATTTGGTGGGTTAATGAAGAAGATGCCAAAAACCATGATGCAATTAGCCATTGTTCAATTTTTCTCATGGTTCGCATTATATATTATGTGGGTTTATACCACATCAGCAGTATCACAACATGTTTGGGGTACGGCTATCAGTGATACAAGTTCAAGTGCATACCAAGAGGCAGGTAACTGGGTAGGTGTAATGTTTGGTGCCTATAGTCTTTTTGCCGCAATATTCTCGATGTTAATGACTCGCATAGCAAATGCGATAGGTCGTAAGACCACCTACATGGTCAGCTTGCTTCTTGGAGGTATTGGGTATATTTCGATGTTCTACATCACAACTCCCAATGCACTTATTTTCTCTATGATCGGAGTAGGTATTGCATGGGCAGCAGTTTTGGCGATGCCATATTCTATTCTTTCAGAAGCACTTCCTGCAGATAAAATGGGAGTTTATATGGGGATATTCAATTTCACCATTGCAGGACCACAGATTATTTCAGGTTTACTCGGAGGAGCAATATTGTCTTCATTATTTGGCAATCAAGCAATCTATATGATGATCATATGTGGTGTTTCCATGTTATTGGCAGCAGCAGCTGTAAGTTTCGTAAAAATTCCTAAGCAACAAAATTAAAGGGTGATAAAATGGTACAGATAAAAGCTTGTTTATTCGATTTAGATGGTGTGATAGTAGATACTGCTAAGTACCACTACATTGCATGGAAAGAGTTAGCTAATGAGTTAGGTTTCGATTTCACAGAAGATGATAATGAGAGACTAAAAGGGGTGAGTAGAATGCGCTCTTTGGACATATTGTTAGAGATTGGAAACAAAACGCTAACAGAAGAGGAGAAGCTTCACTATGCAGAAAAGAAGAATACGAACTATGTTTCTTACATCCAGAAGATGAAAGAAGATGAGATTCTTCCAGGTGTAACAACATTCTTAAATATACTACGCGAGAACGGTATAAAGATCGCTTTAGGATCGGCAAGTAAAAATGCTCCTTTAATTCTTACCCAAATAGGATTGACCTCATACTTTGATGAGATAGTAGATGGAAACAGTGTATCGAAAGCAAAACCAGATCCTGAGGTATTCACGAAAGGGGCTTCGTTGTTAGGTGTTCCTGCGGAAGAGTGTGTCGTTTTCGAAGATGCCGTAGCAGGGATCGAAGCTGCTAAAGCAGGTGGCATGTTTTGTATTGGTGTAGGAGATCAAGAGACACTGTCAGAAGCAGATTTTGTGATCAAAGGTTTTGAAGAGATGAGCTTGGATCGTCTTAAGTTTTAAGGGTAACGAAAGAAAAAGAGATTAGATATGAAAGATTTTATCATACATGATAATTGGAAAGTAATTGAGGACCAATATCACCCAGAATGGAATGAGATTAGCGAGAGTTTAATGAGTCTTGGAAATGGACGCATGGGAGGTCGCGCTAATTTTGAGGAGAAATTCACAGGAAAGACCCTACAAGGAAACTATGTAGCAGGTGTTTACTATCCAGATAAAACTCGTGT
It encodes:
- a CDS encoding RagB/SusD family nutrient uptake outer membrane protein, encoding MKIQKIKNIGLGILASTTMLFTSCLNDLDVLPQDPDNVVAQQLYTTKTGYEQVLAKVYAGLSLTGQKGPAGDGDVGGIDEGTSSYIRNLWNAQVLVTDEAICAWGDFGVSELNNLKFSPANPFMEGLYYRLYNEIAMSNEFLRQSTDANLDARGQSNIKDDIKVYRAEARFIRAYSYWVLMDVFGNVPFVTEEMGVGTYLPQQKMRGDLYDWLITEVEAFTPDMLEAMTAPYGRVDKGAAWMLMAKIYLNAEVYKGTSVAGNWDKVVEYTTKVNDAYTFYTGSYKHLFYADNNNATVRSGFIFTIPYDGDKMQTYGGTNFLAFSATGGEIAPDAIGLSGGWGGNRARPQLIDRFSTGDFRGYVEPKTYKTVQQDGKDVEVVDKGFAGMFFDSGKKAVDNPAKYSDGYGVMKFRNIAQDPTNSPSNKDFVTTDFPMFRLADSYLMYAEAVVRGATFGTRTKALELLNKIRTRAYGDASGAVTDTDLNTDFILDERGRELFWECSRRTDLIRFNKFTSSDYVWEWKGGSKSGSGVNRKYRLFPLPGKDVGANTNLNQNSGY
- a CDS encoding TonB-dependent receptor, whose protein sequence is MKVNSLFKSMFFLLVALVSIGVAQAQEKMITGSVVDKSTREFLPGVTIAVEGTARGTITDFDGNFTLKVNQGETLSISYIGYATQKVVVGSQTNIAIELVTDTQGLDEVLIIGYGSVKKEDATGAVEAVSSKEFNAGAISSPQDLLVGKASGVQITSTGGAPGAGSTIRIRGGSSMAASNDPLIVIDGVPMDTEGVSGMQNPLNSINPADIKTFTILKDASSTAIYGSRASNGVILITTKTGKKSQDIKVTYNGNVSVGTPSYKVDVMDGPSYSEFIKNTYGADSKAYLNTQTYPNQNTNWQDEIYRTSVSTDHNVSLSGGVKNLPYRLSLGYTDQKGIVKTSSMQRETVGLNLNPSFFEDQLKVSVSAKYMHIDNRFANDGAVGNAITYDPTKPVYDPNSKYGGYTTTIDTKGNPVTIAPNNPVALLDQTNNTSKVDRGIINGKFDYTPRFFSDLTATLSLGLDVSKSKGTDITDITAAWSSPNDPNRAGSYKPYTQNKNNQTLDFYLTYNKSLEDHTFKAMGGYSYQKFKRDGTDITYNAMQNNIVTPENIDKNLNYLISFFGRVEYAFKHKYLLNATFRSDATSKLKESNRWGYFPSVGFAWKIKEEAFLKDVDPISSMKLRLGWGQTGQQGVKGDTPYLGTYTVSNATTQYPWGGSYINTQRPNGYDEDLKWERTTTYNVGLDFGFFEEKLSGSFEWYYRETTDLLSEVPVPAGANLTNLLLTNVGNLTNQGVEFNLSYNAITTQDWNWRVGTNFTYNQNEITKLTNNDDPSFLGNATGGISGGTGSTIQMNSVGHPTNSFFVYEQVYDEDGRPLEGVYVDQNGDHLINDNDKIHKGQAAPKWMVGLNTSLQYKNWDFSMSGRFQFGASVYNNNASANGVKQDTYNSGGNFLSNRLPIAANSFDKVQYWSSHYVENADFFKLDNVSLGYTFNNISRAISSIRINATAQNLFIISNYTGVDPEVTTINLDGTTNVGIDNNFYPRSRTYMLGVNISF
- a CDS encoding LacI family transcriptional regulator, with the translated sequence MKKSQVTIKDIAKELGISASTVSRALKNHPDISQKTRDAVHELADKLNYQPNAVALSLKNSRTHTIGVIIPEIVHYFFSSVISGIEDVAYDAGFSVMICQSNEKYEREVTNAQTLLSNRVEGILVSVTKESDNFDHLKQFSRRGIPLIFFDRDAKEIEGDRILIDDIGAGYKATKHLIQSGCKRIAHLCGPQSLEIAQKRLQGYKQALEEAGITFIPEYVIDADNFELGKVATRQLLSLDTPPDGIFAVNDLTAIGAIKAVHNKGLHIPKDIAIVGFSSGRFSDITEPTLTSVDQHGYEMGAKATQLLIERIESEEDPETFVNHFIETNLIIRESSIHRD
- a CDS encoding MFS transporter, producing the protein MRTKPKLSFWQIWNVSFGFLGIQMGFALQSANVSRILSNLGADLHSLPIFWLAAPLMGLIVQPIVGAASDRTWNRFGRRGPYILGGAIVATLSMWLMPNASLVISLIPALVFGALMFALMDGSFNITMQPFRALVADMVPEKQRTLGYSVQSFLINAGAVVGSILPYVLTNVLDVANEAPDGEVPASVIWSFYIGGAILLVSVIWTVFRTKEYDPKTYCEQNGLDHDQWISEKNEKKSFGQNLSEFGGLMKKMPKTMMQLAIVQFFSWFALYIMWVYTTSAVSQHVWGTAISDTSSSAYQEAGNWVGVMFGAYSLFAAIFSMLMTRIANAIGRKTTYMVSLLLGGIGYISMFYITTPNALIFSMIGVGIAWAAVLAMPYSILSEALPADKMGVYMGIFNFTIAGPQIISGLLGGAILSSLFGNQAIYMMIICGVSMLLAAAAVSFVKIPKQQN
- the pgmB gene encoding beta-phosphoglucomutase gives rise to the protein MVQIKACLFDLDGVIVDTAKYHYIAWKELANELGFDFTEDDNERLKGVSRMRSLDILLEIGNKTLTEEEKLHYAEKKNTNYVSYIQKMKEDEILPGVTTFLNILRENGIKIALGSASKNAPLILTQIGLTSYFDEIVDGNSVSKAKPDPEVFTKGASLLGVPAEECVVFEDAVAGIEAAKAGGMFCIGVGDQETLSEADFVIKGFEEMSLDRLKF